The DNA region GCCAGGACCTCCCCTAGGGGGGCCTTTTGGTCCACCTGCTCCTTAAGCTGGTCGATTCGCTTCCTTACCCCTTCCCAGGCTGCCTGGAACTCGGGGCTTTCCAGGCTGGGGAAAAGGGGGGTTAGGTCCCACGTGGTCTCCATGGCCCCACTATACCTGACCCGCGGGTCAGCCCTGGTATACTTGGGCTCCGTGGAGGGGTTTCCCGTATCCGTACCCATACAGGTGCGCTTCCGCGACCTGGATGCCCTGGGGCACGTGAACAACGCCGTCTACCTCACCTACCTTGAGGTGGCCCGCGCCGCCTACTTCCAGAGATTGGAAAGGGACTGGGTGGGAAAGGGGCACTTCATCCTGGCCCGGGCGGAGGTGGATTTCCTGAGGCCCATCCTCCTCGAGGACCCGGTGGAGGTGGGGGTCAGGGTGGTGCGCATCGGGCGAAGCAGCTTTGACATGGAGTACCTCCTCCTGGCAAAGGGGGAGGAGGCCGCCCGGGGCAAGACGGTCCAGGTCTGGCTGGAAGGAGGCAGGCCTGCCCCTTTACCTCCCCACATCCGGGAGCGCATAGAGGCCCTGGAAGGCCGTTCCTTCTAGCCCCTGAGCACCACCACCGTGACCCCGTGCCCCCCCTCGTGGGGAGGGGCGTCGGCGAAGGTTTCCACCCTTTTGTCCCGCCTTAGGGCCTCGCGGATGGCCTGCCTAAGGGCCCCGGTGCCCTTGCCGTGGAGGAGGCGCAA from Thermus neutrinimicus includes:
- a CDS encoding acyl-CoA thioesterase codes for the protein MEGFPVSVPIQVRFRDLDALGHVNNAVYLTYLEVARAAYFQRLERDWVGKGHFILARAEVDFLRPILLEDPVEVGVRVVRIGRSSFDMEYLLLAKGEEAARGKTVQVWLEGGRPAPLPPHIRERIEALEGRSF